A single Parachlamydiales bacterium DNA region contains:
- a CDS encoding SUMF1/EgtB/PvdO family nonheme iron enzyme — MSQPMIVQRRITYSPQKNVAPSTPVEDVIYLTDGSKIQGHLTVLPPLIYPFGSVPFRIQDAKNVKFSTDQGTWKMYIENIDGTNFISDFTDGSAIEVKGSDGEMRQIPFIDIISIDLNSNRSHVKPAQGPQMFMVGFKDGSLIPVRLQDATLSVNDGQKDYDLPLLSVVDVINDGGLHGIVLTKEGEYKHIPLAILKSQTLPVTITGDNKVTQLNWSDIIRVYKHNSAEFAKGLPPIKQNNITPSQTASPVKTVNAPANTSPAEEPRPVPRVVTSVSKDVLFVPEQSTAAPEIFPVNTPPAMPERRSPIAPIPKTGGTSPSAPLPVYPAVPVQSKPVLNNEPVKPLDNKGDNSLALETGTYLIVPTIREDSGATNYTVVGRIPVDNPTAGAKISSQPSDISLIGESITYVPKKRDPLRSSEEEENDAAQSVESPTEVKNEIQFTALEEKQKKYFVAKGGAVRKPLLAQSCVLRDEPLVAMTQPSELITKHSTDSYKDSDGYYKVPAVKIVPESIEDDEQDLSHDPDLAGMVFINEQEVACAAEGDLPESQEAARAFYIDKYPVTNKQYYRFVKSENYPRPKAWPAGRIPKGQDLQPITSISYQDALAYAEWAGKKLPSSSEWCRANNSHLIKFSTKRAIKEWTSTEFVAQNDSRVEKNWMKQNNVDLAREVYRAVIGGEIVGAVPVPEGDFSPSIGFRTALMAE, encoded by the coding sequence ATGTCTCAACCTATGATAGTCCAACGCAGAATCACCTATTCTCCGCAGAAGAATGTAGCTCCTAGCACTCCTGTTGAAGATGTCATCTATTTAACTGACGGATCAAAAATTCAGGGGCACCTTACGGTTCTTCCTCCTTTGATTTATCCATTCGGATCAGTTCCTTTTAGAATTCAAGATGCTAAGAACGTGAAATTTTCCACTGACCAAGGCACATGGAAAATGTACATCGAAAATATCGATGGAACGAATTTTATCTCAGATTTTACGGACGGTAGCGCTATAGAAGTTAAGGGCTCCGATGGTGAAATGCGTCAAATCCCTTTTATAGATATCATTTCGATCGATTTGAATTCTAATCGTTCGCATGTGAAACCGGCCCAGGGGCCGCAGATGTTTATGGTAGGATTCAAAGACGGTTCTTTGATACCGGTGCGTCTGCAGGATGCGACATTGAGTGTTAACGATGGTCAGAAAGATTATGATCTCCCTCTGCTGTCCGTTGTAGATGTGATAAATGATGGCGGTTTGCATGGAATTGTTCTTACGAAAGAAGGGGAGTACAAGCATATTCCATTAGCAATATTGAAAAGCCAGACATTACCTGTAACGATCACTGGCGATAACAAAGTTACGCAGCTCAATTGGAGCGATATAATAAGGGTCTATAAGCATAATTCAGCAGAATTTGCTAAAGGCCTTCCTCCTATCAAGCAGAATAATATAACTCCTAGTCAAACTGCTTCTCCTGTCAAGACTGTTAATGCACCGGCAAATACATCACCTGCAGAAGAGCCACGTCCCGTACCTAGGGTTGTCACGTCCGTGTCAAAAGATGTGCTTTTTGTTCCGGAGCAGTCTACAGCTGCTCCTGAGATTTTTCCTGTGAATACGCCGCCTGCGATGCCTGAAAGGCGTTCACCTATTGCCCCTATTCCAAAAACCGGGGGTACGAGTCCTTCTGCACCTTTACCCGTGTACCCTGCAGTGCCTGTACAATCAAAACCTGTTTTAAATAATGAGCCGGTAAAACCTTTAGACAATAAAGGGGATAATTCCCTAGCTTTAGAAACGGGGACATATTTGATTGTGCCAACAATAAGAGAGGATAGCGGTGCTACCAATTATACCGTTGTGGGAAGAATTCCTGTCGACAATCCTACTGCTGGTGCTAAAATATCCTCTCAGCCTTCGGATATCTCTCTTATTGGTGAATCTATAACTTACGTACCCAAAAAGAGGGATCCATTAAGAAGCAGCGAAGAGGAAGAAAACGATGCTGCCCAAAGTGTGGAATCGCCTACTGAAGTAAAGAATGAAATTCAGTTTACAGCACTGGAAGAAAAGCAGAAAAAGTATTTTGTTGCGAAAGGAGGAGCCGTAAGGAAACCGCTTTTAGCGCAGTCTTGTGTATTAAGGGATGAGCCTCTAGTGGCTATGACCCAACCTTCTGAGTTGATCACAAAACATAGTACAGACAGTTACAAAGATAGCGATGGCTACTACAAGGTCCCTGCTGTTAAGATAGTCCCAGAATCAATTGAAGATGATGAACAAGACCTATCGCATGATCCGGATTTAGCGGGTATGGTTTTCATCAATGAGCAGGAAGTTGCTTGCGCGGCAGAGGGTGATTTGCCTGAATCGCAAGAGGCGGCAAGGGCGTTTTATATTGATAAGTATCCTGTAACAAATAAGCAATACTATAGGTTTGTCAAATCGGAAAACTATCCAAGACCCAAGGCATGGCCTGCGGGACGCATTCCTAAGGGACAGGATCTTCAGCCGATTACTAGTATTTCGTATCAGGATGCCCTGGCTTATGCGGAATGGGCTGGTAAGAAATTACCTTCTTCTTCTGAATGGTGTAGAGCCAATAATAGCCACCTAATAAAATTTTCTACAAAAAGGGCCATCAAAGAGTGGACATCCACAGAGTTTGTGGCTCAAAATGATTCGAGAGTAGAGAAAAACTGGATGAAGCAGAACAATGTGGATTTAGCGCGCGAAGTATACAGGGCGGTCATTGGCGGCGAAATCGTAGGTGCAGTGCCTGTGCCTGAGGGTGATTTTTCACCAAGTATCGGTTTCCGTACAGCCCTTATGGCGGAATAG